The following proteins are co-located in the Dyadobacter chenwenxiniae genome:
- a CDS encoding RagB/SusD family nutrient uptake outer membrane protein, whose translation MNQIKFYKNIFLVLPVLLLSGCEDFLSTEPDSTRATINTPAQVSQLLTTAYPQGGYVVFAESMSDNVEDKGRGEDDITNRASFLFQEVEATVEESDSPDMYWAECYRAISVANQALDIISKSDEPSRFTAQRGEALLARAYAHFMLVSYFSKFFDPQQANTDPGIPYVTEPETVVLKNYERKTVAYVYQMIEQDLLEGLPLISDGTYTVAKYHFNRAAANAFASRFYLVKRDYAKVLQYANEAFGGNSIADNLRPWNTTYAGLSPQELWNIYARANQNANLLLVETASTVGRYVAQYRYGMTYGKWLEISAAAGVINGSPRWSYPLYYQGDNNYFIPKLYEYFVRESVNADIGTAYVMLPIFTAEEVLFNRAEANAYLGNTAASLVDINLFVSKRVGNYDPSAHTVTSASMRRFFGTTNTRDGIINTILAFKRVEFVQEGMRWFDMQRYALPVTHQTVLGQAITVPATDPKRLLQIPQSATLAGIAQNPR comes from the coding sequence ATGAATCAGATCAAATTTTACAAAAATATCTTTCTCGTGCTGCCGGTTTTGCTGCTGTCGGGCTGCGAGGATTTCCTATCAACCGAACCCGATAGCACCCGGGCGACGATCAATACGCCCGCGCAAGTTTCTCAGCTGTTAACAACGGCTTATCCGCAAGGTGGCTACGTGGTTTTTGCTGAATCCATGAGTGATAATGTGGAGGACAAGGGACGTGGTGAGGATGACATAACAAACCGTGCTTCTTTCCTTTTTCAAGAAGTGGAGGCAACTGTGGAAGAGTCGGACTCGCCGGATATGTATTGGGCGGAATGTTATCGGGCTATATCAGTTGCGAATCAAGCTTTGGACATCATCAGCAAATCAGATGAGCCGTCGAGGTTTACGGCCCAGCGGGGCGAGGCATTGTTGGCGCGGGCTTATGCACACTTTATGCTCGTAAGTTATTTTTCCAAATTTTTCGATCCGCAACAGGCGAACACAGATCCTGGCATTCCCTATGTAACGGAACCGGAGACAGTAGTTTTGAAAAACTATGAGCGAAAGACGGTTGCTTATGTTTACCAAATGATCGAGCAGGATTTACTTGAAGGGTTGCCTCTTATCAGTGACGGAACTTATACGGTTGCGAAATATCATTTTAATCGCGCCGCTGCAAATGCCTTTGCTTCTCGTTTTTATTTAGTTAAAAGGGATTACGCCAAAGTGTTGCAATATGCAAATGAAGCCTTTGGTGGAAATAGCATTGCAGATAATCTGCGGCCGTGGAATACTACATATGCAGGTCTTTCACCTCAGGAATTGTGGAATATATATGCAAGGGCAAATCAAAATGCCAACCTATTGCTTGTTGAAACAGCTTCTACGGTAGGAAGATATGTCGCACAATATCGTTATGGAATGACTTACGGAAAATGGCTGGAAATATCAGCTGCTGCAGGTGTTATTAATGGTTCGCCGAGATGGTCCTATCCATTATATTACCAGGGCGATAATAATTACTTTATTCCAAAGCTTTATGAGTATTTTGTAAGAGAGTCGGTGAACGCAGATATTGGTACTGCCTATGTAATGCTGCCTATTTTTACAGCGGAAGAAGTGCTTTTTAACCGCGCCGAAGCCAATGCTTACCTGGGCAATACGGCTGCGTCACTGGTGGACATTAATTTGTTCGTAAGCAAGCGTGTTGGAAATTATGATCCCTCCGCACACACAGTAACATCAGCCAGTATGAGACGTTTCTTTGGTACGACCAATACGCGCGACGGCATTATCAACACCATTCTTGCATTTAAAAGGGTGGAATTTGTTCAGGAAGGCATGCGGTGGTTTGATATGCAGCGTTACGCACTTCCGGTTACGCATCAAACGGTTCTTGGCCAGGCCATTACAGTTCCTGCAACCGATCCGAAAAGGCTTTTACAAATTCCGCAATCTGCAACGCTGGCAGGAATAGCACAAAATCCACGTTGA
- a CDS encoding SusC/RagA family TonB-linked outer membrane protein, which yields MNVLYRISGLSRLSFLLVTLLFFSNSISAFSATISLADIEVKGVVKSATGEKLIGSTIRVKGTQKGTVTNENGEFLLQGVPDGATLVVTMIGFLPKEVKAAKSISVELAEDAVGLQDVVVTGFQQIDKNKFTGSAVTLKTDDVKIDGLPDVSRMLEGRAAGVSVQNVSGTFGAAPKVRIRGATSLNGDNKPLWVIDGVVQEDIVNISNDQLSSGDPTTLLGSAVAGLNPNDIETFDILKDAAAAALYGARAMNGVIVITTKKGKSGKPVITYSGNFSTQLTPSYRNFNIMNSAQQMSVLGELERKGYLTSSVLSKADYGVYGKYYNSLTGDDQGNFPIANTPEAKRDFLLRYAKVNTDWFDVLFKQNFIQEHSVSVSFGTDKSQSYVSTSYLDDNGWTIADKVKRYTLNFKNNYQLSDKVSLGLLTLASVRRQDAPGSLSRRSNPVEGKFDRDFDINPFSYALNTSRTLTAYDENGDLEFFRRNFAPFNIVSELANNRIKLNLADIKLQGNLSYKITDHITYDFLGALRYIQTGREHIITENSNMANAYRAADNSTIALANKYLYTDPDVPNAYPVVVLPSGGFYNRNEDQMLFYNVRNNLRFNQTFRERHAVDLLVGQEIKYTNRQNSNNTGYGFQYEQGGTPFVDYRILKQTIEANFPYYGMRMDYERFAAFYGSAGYTLDDKYNFTGYIRYDGSNGFGKSAIARWLPTYTVAGSWNFDREEFIKRFKWLSMGRLRASYGLSADTGPATNSAALFQSIITKRPYLDEKESAIQLTSLENTELTWEKLYSGNVGLDLGFFANRINLSVDGYIRNSFDLIDEIKTSGIGGQIFKVANYADMQSYGVDFSLDGVLFKNKDWDFRSRITVGYARTNITNVDNNPGIFDLVKAEGANVQGRPVRSLFSIKYNSLDPKTGVPIFLNETGEVSSDVYLQDQNISYLQYEGSVDPPITGGFNNTLTYKDLSLNVFLTYQAGNKIRLNPLYKSTFSDLDAMPREFLDRWVTAADQGSTNVPAISDQLQLQYLTGTYPYNIYNYSTERVAKGDFVRLKSVSLAYKVPLVIASKYGFKGASIQVSSINPWLIYADKKLKGQDPEFFNSGGVAQPIQKQFTVALKLTL from the coding sequence ATGAATGTTCTCTATCGGATCAGTGGCCTGAGTCGGCTTTCATTCTTGCTTGTTACTTTACTTTTCTTTTCCAATTCTATTTCAGCTTTTTCGGCAACGATATCTCTGGCAGATATTGAAGTAAAAGGTGTTGTTAAAAGCGCAACCGGAGAGAAGTTGATTGGCTCAACCATTCGTGTTAAAGGCACGCAAAAAGGGACTGTAACCAATGAGAATGGAGAGTTTTTGCTGCAAGGCGTTCCTGATGGAGCGACATTGGTGGTGACAATGATCGGGTTTTTGCCAAAAGAAGTGAAAGCTGCAAAAAGCATTTCAGTTGAGCTTGCCGAAGATGCCGTTGGGTTGCAGGATGTGGTTGTGACTGGTTTTCAGCAGATTGATAAAAATAAATTCACCGGATCAGCCGTAACATTAAAAACAGATGACGTCAAAATAGACGGTTTGCCCGATGTGAGCAGGATGCTGGAAGGACGGGCGGCCGGCGTTTCAGTTCAAAACGTTTCCGGAACATTTGGGGCTGCACCGAAAGTGCGGATTCGCGGAGCCACTTCTTTGAATGGTGATAATAAGCCGCTTTGGGTTATTGATGGCGTTGTTCAGGAAGATATTGTGAACATTTCCAATGATCAGCTTTCCAGCGGTGATCCTACAACATTGCTTGGTTCTGCCGTTGCAGGACTTAACCCTAATGATATTGAGACATTTGACATTCTAAAAGACGCTGCCGCAGCCGCTTTATACGGGGCACGCGCAATGAATGGGGTTATCGTAATCACGACAAAAAAAGGAAAAAGCGGCAAGCCTGTCATTACATATTCCGGCAATTTCAGCACGCAGCTGACACCGAGTTACAGGAATTTCAACATTATGAACTCGGCCCAGCAAATGTCAGTCCTCGGCGAGCTTGAACGGAAAGGTTATCTTACTTCAAGTGTCCTTTCCAAGGCTGATTATGGTGTTTATGGTAAATATTACAACTCCTTAACCGGTGACGATCAAGGTAACTTTCCTATTGCGAACACGCCGGAAGCTAAGCGCGATTTCTTGTTAAGATATGCCAAGGTCAACACAGATTGGTTTGATGTGCTTTTCAAGCAAAACTTCATTCAGGAGCATTCTGTGAGCGTTTCATTTGGAACAGACAAGTCACAGTCTTATGTATCAACGAGTTATTTGGATGATAATGGCTGGACCATTGCTGACAAGGTGAAGCGTTATACATTGAACTTCAAAAACAATTATCAGCTTTCCGACAAAGTGAGCCTGGGCTTGCTTACCCTTGCTTCTGTTAGACGGCAGGATGCGCCGGGTTCTTTGAGCAGGAGAAGTAATCCGGTGGAAGGCAAGTTTGACCGCGATTTTGACATTAATCCATTTAGCTACGCGCTGAATACGAGCCGGACTTTGACCGCCTATGATGAAAATGGAGATCTGGAATTTTTCAGGAGAAATTTTGCACCGTTTAACATTGTCTCCGAGCTTGCCAATAACCGCATTAAGCTGAATTTGGCTGATATCAAATTGCAGGGAAATCTGTCATACAAGATCACAGACCACATTACATACGATTTCCTGGGTGCATTGCGCTACATTCAAACCGGCCGTGAGCACATTATAACCGAAAACTCGAATATGGCCAATGCGTATCGTGCTGCGGATAACTCTACGATCGCGCTTGCGAACAAATATCTTTATACGGACCCGGACGTCCCCAACGCTTATCCTGTCGTTGTGTTACCCAGCGGAGGATTTTACAACCGGAATGAAGATCAAATGTTGTTCTATAATGTTCGGAATAATTTAAGATTCAACCAGACCTTTCGTGAGCGTCATGCGGTGGATCTGCTTGTAGGACAAGAAATTAAGTATACCAACAGGCAGAACTCCAATAACACAGGTTATGGCTTCCAATATGAGCAAGGCGGAACGCCGTTTGTGGATTACCGTATTTTGAAACAAACCATTGAGGCCAACTTTCCTTATTACGGAATGCGCATGGACTATGAACGCTTCGCAGCATTTTATGGCAGTGCAGGATATACATTGGATGATAAATACAATTTCACAGGTTACATCCGCTACGACGGCTCCAATGGTTTTGGTAAATCCGCCATCGCGCGCTGGCTTCCGACTTACACGGTTGCAGGTTCCTGGAACTTTGACCGCGAAGAATTCATCAAACGCTTCAAATGGCTAAGTATGGGTCGGTTGCGTGCCAGCTATGGGCTATCAGCAGACACTGGGCCGGCGACAAACTCGGCTGCATTATTTCAAAGCATCATTACAAAAAGACCGTATTTGGATGAAAAGGAATCGGCGATTCAGCTGACTTCTCTTGAAAACACCGAGCTGACATGGGAAAAGCTTTACAGCGGAAATGTTGGCTTGGACCTTGGATTTTTTGCCAACCGCATTAACCTCAGCGTGGACGGTTACATCAGAAATAGCTTCGACCTGATTGATGAAATTAAAACATCAGGCATTGGCGGACAAATTTTTAAAGTAGCCAACTATGCGGATATGCAATCTTATGGTGTTGATTTTTCGCTGGATGGGGTTTTGTTTAAAAATAAAGACTGGGACTTCCGTTCGCGGATAACGGTTGGTTATGCCCGCACGAACATCACGAATGTGGATAACAATCCAGGCATTTTTGATCTGGTAAAAGCAGAAGGCGCTAACGTCCAGGGCAGACCCGTTCGCAGCTTGTTTTCAATCAAATACAACTCACTGGACCCGAAAACGGGTGTGCCTATCTTCCTTAACGAAACTGGGGAAGTGAGCTCGGACGTATATTTGCAGGACCAGAACATCAGTTATCTGCAATACGAGGGATCGGTTGATCCGCCGATTACGGGTGGTTTTAACAACACATTGACTTACAAAGATCTTTCCCTGAATGTATTTCTAACTTATCAGGCAGGCAACAAAATCCGCTTGAATCCTTTGTACAAAAGCACATTCAGCGATCTTGACGCAATGCCGCGAGAGTTTTTGGACCGTTGGGTGACAGCCGCTGATCAGGGGTCAACGAACGTTCCGGCGATCAGTGATCAGCTTCAACTGCAGTATCTCACTGGAACCTATCCTTATAACATTTACAATTATTCAACAGAGCGCGTTGCGAAAGGTGATTTTGTCAGACTCAAATCGGTTTCACTTGCTTATAAGGTTCCACTGGTGATTGCTTCAAAATATGGCTTCAAAGGCGCCAGCATTCAAGTGTCGTCTATTAATCCATGGTTGATTTATGCGGATAAAAAGTTGAAAGGACAGGACCCGGAATTTTTTAATTCAGGTGGAGTGGCCCAGCCCATTCAGAAACAATTTACAGTGGCTTTGAAACTTACATTGTAA
- a CDS encoding precorrin-2 dehydrogenase/sirohydrochlorin ferrochelatase family protein, producing MNNLFPIFLKLENLHTLIVGGGYVGLEKITAVLDNSPLAKVSLVSPEIRQEIRDIASQNSRINLIERKFEDADLTAKDLVIVATNDKEENARISSVARSRNMLVNVADTPPLCDFYLSSVVRKGNLKVAISTNGMSPTLAKRLKEVLGEALPDNLETAMEQLKAVRDMLKGDFASKVDELNRITSVLTDKKV from the coding sequence ATGAACAATCTGTTTCCCATCTTTCTGAAACTCGAAAACCTGCATACGCTGATTGTGGGTGGCGGATATGTCGGTCTAGAAAAAATCACCGCTGTGCTCGACAATTCTCCACTGGCAAAAGTATCACTTGTTTCGCCCGAGATTCGGCAGGAAATCAGGGACATTGCAAGTCAAAATTCACGGATTAATTTAATTGAACGCAAGTTTGAAGACGCGGATCTCACTGCAAAAGACCTCGTCATCGTCGCCACCAATGACAAGGAAGAGAATGCAAGGATTTCGAGTGTGGCAAGGTCCAGGAATATGCTTGTGAATGTGGCCGATACGCCTCCGCTCTGTGACTTTTACTTGTCTTCCGTAGTCAGGAAAGGCAATCTGAAAGTTGCCATCTCAACCAACGGAATGTCACCGACACTTGCCAAGCGTTTGAAAGAAGTGCTCGGCGAAGCTTTGCCGGATAATCTTGAAACGGCAATGGAGCAGTTGAAAGCGGTCCGGGATATGTTAAAGGGAGATTTTGCCTCGAAAGTAGACGAACTGAACCGGATCACTTCTGTTTTGACAGACAAAAAAGTTTGA
- a CDS encoding ABC-F family ATP-binding cassette domain-containing protein, with product MIAITNLSYFLGDRALYDSASLHIKPKQKIGLIGLNGTGKSTLLRMINGEFQPDGGNISKAGDCTIGFLNQDLLSYQSDDSILSVAMQAFERQNVLQVQMDKILHDMEHNYTDALVDRLARVQEEFEALDGYTIQSKAEAILEGLGFVTDDLHRPLRLFSGGWRMRVMLAKLLLQKPSLLMLDEPTNHLDLPSIQWVEKYVQSYEGAVIVVSHDRQFLDNTIDTTVEVANGKLNYYAGNYSYYMEEKEERNEIQRGAYENQQAKIRQTERFIERFKAKATKSRQVQSRVKALDRMDVVDQVIDENAKVHFRFQFTTQPGRHVFQLEDASKAYGEKVILDSTNISMERGDKIALIGANGRGKSTVLRVVAGTEPIEGKRRLGHNVSFTFYAQHQLESLNVNHNLIEELKYANPNKTETELRTVLGCFLFTGDDVFKKIKVLSGGEKSRVALAKVLLSQANFLLLDEPTNHLDMQSVNILIQALQQYEGSYIVVSHDRYFVENIANKIWYIEDHEIKQYPGTYHEYETWVEERGLQSAVSDKATVSSAPPQKASQQPASNGNASKNNGKPVSNEDSQKIKKAQKQIEELEATINNLEIKKTETEVKLANPEIYNDSKALADLNRFYADIKQKLDDSTQTWENLMLEVDTLAGK from the coding sequence ATGATCGCGATTACGAACCTCAGTTACTTTCTTGGCGACCGGGCACTTTACGACAGTGCTTCGCTGCATATTAAGCCAAAACAAAAAATCGGCCTTATTGGCTTAAACGGCACAGGAAAGTCTACACTGCTTAGAATGATAAACGGTGAATTTCAGCCGGACGGCGGAAATATTTCCAAAGCTGGAGACTGCACCATTGGTTTCCTGAACCAGGATTTGCTTTCCTACCAGAGTGATGATTCCATATTGTCGGTGGCGATGCAGGCCTTCGAACGGCAAAATGTGTTGCAGGTCCAGATGGATAAAATCCTGCACGATATGGAGCACAATTATACGGATGCATTGGTGGATAGGTTGGCGCGCGTTCAGGAAGAGTTTGAGGCTTTGGATGGTTATACCATTCAATCCAAAGCCGAAGCGATTCTCGAAGGATTGGGATTTGTTACCGACGATTTGCACCGACCGTTAAGATTATTTTCCGGAGGTTGGAGAATGCGGGTAATGCTGGCAAAATTGCTTTTGCAAAAACCATCACTGCTTATGCTCGATGAGCCTACCAACCACTTGGACTTACCTTCTATTCAGTGGGTTGAAAAATATGTGCAGAGTTATGAAGGCGCTGTAATTGTGGTTTCTCACGATAGACAATTCCTTGATAACACCATTGATACGACGGTGGAAGTTGCTAATGGAAAGCTGAATTATTATGCTGGAAATTACTCCTACTATATGGAGGAAAAAGAGGAACGCAATGAAATCCAACGCGGCGCTTATGAAAACCAGCAAGCCAAGATTCGCCAGACCGAGCGTTTCATTGAGCGTTTTAAGGCCAAAGCAACAAAATCCCGTCAAGTTCAAAGCCGTGTAAAGGCGTTGGATAGAATGGATGTTGTGGATCAGGTGATTGATGAAAATGCAAAGGTCCATTTCCGTTTCCAATTTACGACACAGCCCGGAAGACACGTTTTCCAATTGGAAGATGCATCCAAAGCTTACGGTGAAAAGGTCATTCTTGACAGCACCAACATTAGCATGGAACGCGGCGATAAAATCGCATTAATCGGAGCAAACGGACGCGGAAAATCAACCGTTTTGCGCGTTGTCGCTGGAACAGAGCCTATTGAAGGGAAAAGAAGATTAGGACATAATGTTTCTTTCACATTTTATGCTCAGCACCAGCTGGAATCGCTGAATGTGAATCATAACCTGATTGAAGAGCTGAAATATGCGAATCCAAACAAGACGGAAACTGAATTACGGACTGTTCTAGGATGCTTTCTTTTCACGGGAGATGATGTTTTCAAGAAGATCAAAGTCCTTTCGGGAGGTGAGAAATCGCGGGTGGCGCTTGCCAAAGTTCTGCTTTCACAAGCCAACTTCCTGCTACTCGATGAGCCTACCAACCACTTGGACATGCAATCGGTGAACATTCTGATCCAGGCTTTGCAGCAATATGAAGGCAGTTACATTGTCGTTTCCCACGATAGATATTTTGTCGAGAACATTGCCAACAAGATCTGGTACATTGAAGATCACGAGATCAAGCAATATCCTGGAACCTATCATGAATACGAGACTTGGGTTGAAGAACGTGGTTTGCAATCGGCTGTAAGTGATAAAGCAACTGTGAGCAGCGCGCCTCCGCAAAAAGCTTCTCAGCAGCCTGCTTCCAATGGCAATGCTTCTAAAAATAACGGTAAGCCCGTTTCCAATGAAGATTCTCAAAAAATAAAGAAAGCGCAGAAGCAGATTGAGGAGCTTGAAGCGACCATTAACAACCTGGAAATTAAGAAAACGGAGACGGAGGTGAAGCTAGCAAATCCAGAGATTTACAATGATTCAAAAGCACTCGCTGATTTGAATCGCTTTTACGCAGACATTAAGCAGAAGCTGGACGACAGCACGCAGACTTGGGAGAATTTGATGCTGGAAGTGGATACGCTGGCTGGGAAGTAA